CACACCATCGACCTCGGCATCCGCCAGATTAGCCTCGCTGATCAGGCGCTACCGATATCCCGCACGGAATCGCCCGCACCCGATGCGCTCGCCTATACCGTCGGCGGCATTCAAGATTTCGTCGTCGATCAGTTGCCCGAGCTCGCGGACCCCTATACCGAGAAACGCAGCTTTGCTTCTGTATCGTTACCGGCAGCACACGAGCCTCATACGGGTGAAACGGTGCAGTGGTACACATTCGAAATTGTTAATCACGGAGAGGGGCTGCTGCCGATTCCCTTGGCACTTTCCTTTAAAGATGGCAGCCAACAGATGATGAACGTACCGGCGCAAACCTGGATGCGGGCACAGGAAGGTCGTGTAGCCCTTCAGCTGCCGTTACCTGGAACACTCTCCGGAGTATGCATCGACCCGCTGTGGATTATTCCGGATACCCAAAGAAACAATAACTGTGTGGAAGTTCAGGCACCATGAATAAAATTTTTCCTTCGCTTGTCTTAGCGGCCTCATTCACGGTCTTTGGCTGTGAACAGGTAACATCTCCGGAAGCGGGCGCAATGCCGGTAGAAGTCACAACCGCGCAGTTCAGCTCAGAAGCTTCGGCGCCCACTGCCACTATGGCTGAAAAACTGGTGGCCGAGGCACTGCCCTGGGAGAACCGCGAGTACCGCGTCGGCACGGCGGAACAGTGCATGAACTGGACGCGGGAAATTCTGGTAGCTGCCTGCGGCGAGCACTTTGCCACACTGGAAACACACAATCCCTGGGACAAACATCTACTGGGACCGGACGATGAGTTGCTGCCAGAGCATGTAGATTCACTGGCCTCCGATGAATTTGGCCAGAAAATCACGTCGATCGCAGCACTGCAGCCCGGGGACCTGGTATTCCTGAAGAATACCTATGGCGATTGGGCTGAAGGTGTCCTGACACATGTCGGCATCGCTGTTGGCGAAGGCCGCTATATCCACCGCATGACCTCCAACGACGGGCTGGTAAAGATCAATACGATCCCTGCTGAGGATTTTGACTCAGGCATTCGACTGAAGGATTCACTATGTCAAATACAATAAGACAGTCACTGGGCCAAGCGGCGCTACTCGCCACCGCGGTATCCGCTGCGCTTTTCAATTTCGGTTGTGTTGCCACCAGTGCCGGCCTCAATCACCAGAGCGATGCGTATAAAATTGAAGTGGTCGAATCGCAAAACGCCAGCGAGCGCGTGCGCTTTCTGGTCATGCACTTCACGGCGATTGACTTCGATACGTCATTACGGGTTCTCACCCAACCAAGTTCCTCGCCGGTCAGTTCGCACTACCTGGTCCCCGAAAGTGACGACCCAAGCTACCCCCATGAAGATCTTCGGGTGTATCAACTGGTGGATGAGACGCGCCGGGCCTGGCATGCGGGCCCAAGTATCTGGGAAGATCGCAGTCAGCTAAACGACCACTCGATTGGTATCGAAATCGTCAACAAAAGCCACTGCCACCCGCCCGCGGAATCCACCCCGGAAGCGGAAACAGAGGCAGTCTGTTTTTTTCCCGACTTCGATCCGAAGCAGATGGAGCTGGTGATCGCACTCTCCAAGGATATTCTGGCGCGCTACCCGGACATTACGCCGACCCGTGTCGTCGGTCACGGTGACATTATCCCGCAGTGGAAAATCGACCCCGGCCCGAAGTTTCCGTGGCAGCAGTTGGCAGAGGCCGGTATCGGCGCCTGGTATGACGACGCTACCGTCAAGCGCCACCTGGACTTCCTGAATGGCAATACCACCAGCGACCGCGACAGCATACGGCTGCGCTTCGCCCAGTGGCTGAGTGACTATGGTTATGGTATCGATCCAGAAACCGCGACGGATGCAGAAATCACACTGTACACCCGGGCCTTTCAGTATCACTTCCGTTCCTGGAAAGTTGACGGTGAGGTGGATAACCACAGCCGCGCTATTTTACTTGCGCTGTTGGAAAAGTACTTTCCGCAAAAGCTCAGTGGCTACCCGGATATCAATCAGGCAGTACTGGCGGCAAAGGACGCCTGAGAAGTGACCGGCGGACCTCCTCTCTGGGGGATCAGAGAGGAGGACAATGCCCGGATCCCGGCGTAGATTGACTGACTGCGCACCAGTGGTAACCCATCCTCGGTGGCGATATTACAGCCCGTCACTCCATCTACCATCCCTGCGGCCACTAGGGCCTCAAGACAATCCGTCAAAACGAATTCGCCCAGTAGCGGGCGCCGTATGCAGACCGATGCCAGCCCGAGCAAGCCATAGGCTCCCCAGTTCGACACATCGGCAATAACAAGCTGGTCCGTGATGGCCGTGGCACAGGACACCGGTAGGTTCTGCAATTGTGCGCGCAAGCGCCCCATTCCCAGCTCATTGCCACCGTCAGCAATGGCCAGCGATGGGCATTCTGCCAGCGAGAGCAACTGCTCCCACGGGAGGGTAGCTCCGTCGACCGGGTCGAATCGCATATTGCGATAGAGACCATCTGCACCGGAACCAGGTACCTCGATAAAGATGATTAATGTCGGAGCGAACGTTTGTATAAAACGAGGTAACTCATCTGAAAAGGTTTCCCGATCAAACGCAACCACAGAATCCACAAGGGCTGCGCCCTCACTGACCGCCGATGGTAGTGCGCAGGCCAGTTGCACCGCGTATTCACGGATGCCCAGCAAGGCCACCTCTGAACCCAGCGCACGCAAACTGCGTGCCATTGCGATAGCGCCTGCTGGGCCATCGGTTTCATACTGCCCTGCTACGGGAAAGCCGCTGACAATGGCTACGCGCTGTCGATTCTGCAGCAGTGACTGTGCAGCGGGTAGCAAGTAACCGCGATAGCCGCTACTGCGCACCGTTTCCATACCACGCAGATTTCCCGCCACCAGCAAACCCTCTATCTGGTTGGCAAGATGCACAGTGTCCGGACGCCGAAAAATATTCAAAGAATAGTTGACCATAGATTGTCACTTCCGTGCTGAGTCAAACTGCGGTTTGTCTTTCACCCCACCCCAACACCCGGATATCGGTCAGCGATTCCAGCGCATCGTTCAGGCGATCCGTAATCAGCATGTGTCCGGGGGCATGGGTAATAAAAAATTCCAGACCGGCATTCCGCAGCGCCTCAATGGCAGTCACGCCACAAGCCCAGAATGCCATCACTTCTTCAGGAAAAACGGTAACCGCCTCCCCATACTCGGGTGCGGCAATATCATTGACTCCCAGTTCCGAGGGATCCCCCAGGTGAACCGGTGCACCGTGTACCAGCGGGTAGCGGCCTGAAACATCACTGGCCAGCGCAATAGAATCACTTGAGAAAGGCCGCATGCTCACCACCAGATTGCCGTGAAACGGCCCGGCGGGCTCGCAGGGTTTCTGTGTGCGATACATGGGTACATTGCGCCCCTCGGTGATATTGCGCACTTCCAGGCCCGCGCCGATCAACGCTTCCTCAAAAGAGAAAGAACAACCCAGCGCAAAGGTGACCAGGTCATCTCGCCAGACATCGTTAATATCGGTAACTTCCTGTGCTTCCCTCCCCTGGCGATGCACCAGGTAGCGCGGAACATCGGTGCGAATATCGATGTCATCGCCCAGCTCAGGCATGCGGTACTCACCGGGCTCCGTGCGGTGCAACAAAGCGCAGGCGCGGTTGTTCAGGGTGCAGAATTCAGCAAACGCATCAGCGAACTTTTCTGGGACCATGGCGATATTGGCCTGCACATAGCCCGCCGCCAGACCTGAAGTCGGGCCACAGAATCGGCGGGCTCGGATTTCTGAGCGAATCACACGTGCGCATTGCTTGATCATGCCTTTACTACCTGTAAATCCAGTGGTCGATTGCCCGCATGGAGGAAGACACCCAGCTCCGCTTCGATACCCAGGCCGAGCTGCAATAATCGGGTGTCGGCATAAGGCTGCCCCACCAGCTGAACTCCCGTGGGCACACCGTTGGCCGCAAACCCGCTTGGCACGGAGAGTACCGGGCAGCGGCTCAAGGTATTGAATGGATAGGTCATAAACCAGCCTTTCACCGGATCTACCTCAACACCATCGATTTCCAGTGTGTCGCGGCTGTAATCAAAATCCGCCGGGACGCGTGTAGAACACACCGTCGGGCACAGCAGGAAGTCGCAGGTCTGGAAGACTTTTTCCAGTGCTTGCCACATATGCTGGGCATAGTCATTCGCTTCGAGAATCCGTTGAGGTGACGCGGCAGAAGAGAGCGAGAAATAGTGCTTCACATAACTGGTCAATTGATCGTGGTATTCGGCACGATCGTATTTTTCTCGCAGCATATGCCCCATCTGTGCGCCCTGGTGGATCTGCGCGGTGCGGATACAGCGCGCATCCCAGTCGAGGGTAACTAGCTCAACGTCCGCCCCGAGGCCCCGCAGCGTTTCCGCGTAAGCCAGCGTATTACTGCGCACGTCGTCGTCCAGTGAGAAAAAACCGAGATCCAGCGAAACCGCGATTTTCAGTCCACGCAGATCCAGCGGTACCGACGCCACCGGCTCTTTGGCCATCTGCGACATAAGATCCACCGGGTGCGGGCCGGAAATCAGGTTGTACAGTAAAACCATGTCCCGCACGCTGCGGGTCAGCATGCCGTGGTGTACATAGGGATCCACGTTGTACGGGGGGATTTCGGGGATACGTCCATGGGAGGCTTTGAGCCCCACTACGCCGCACTGCGCCGCTGGAATACGCACGGAACCACCCATATCTGTGCCGTTCGCGATGGTACAGAGCCCAGCGGCCAGAGCCGCTGCAGAACCACCGGACGATCCTCCGGGAGTGATGTCCGTATTCCAGGGGTTACGGGTTACACCCCACAGGTCGGACCAGGTGTAGGAGGCAACCGAGAATTCCGGGGTGGCGGTGCGGGCATGAAAGATACAACCGGCCGCGAGCAGGCGCTCCGGTACTGGATCGGTAACGTCCGCTATATTGTTTTGCAGCAGGCGTGATCCGTTCGTGGTGACTTCACCGCGAATGTAGGTCTCATCTTTAATCGCAGTAATCACACCCTCAAGTGGACGCGCTTTCTTGCGTTGATAAGCCTGTTCGGCAGCCCGGGCCTGCTGCAGCGCGCGCTCAAACATACGCTGGGTAAACGGATTGATCTCGGCACCGACCTGCTCGTAACGCTCGATGTGTGCCTGCAACACTTCAACCGGAGAAATTTTTCCGCTTTTATAGTGTTTCAGCACCTCACAGGCATCTAGGTAACACAAATCCATTTCCATGGCGCACCTGTTATTGTTTTTCTGACTTCGATACCCGCAAGTGTGAAGATTCAACCAGCCATTACTAAATGACTAACCAGAGGCGGAACCGATAGAAGCGGCGAGCTTCGTATCGATATCAGCCTTCGTTGTCGACGGATGCATCGCTTACCTGCAGGTTCGCCGGTGTCACCACGGTGACCGGCAACTGGCCGGCAACCGCCTCTCGGCTAACCAGCGCATTGGCGATCGCACGGTATATCGGGCCTTCCAGTGTATCGCCCGGACCGATATAGGCTTTGTAATCGAAACTGGCCAGATGCACGTCCGCGAGTGATTCAAATTGTGCC
The nucleotide sequence above comes from Microbulbifer salipaludis. Encoded proteins:
- a CDS encoding NlpC/P60 family protein translates to MPVEVTTAQFSSEASAPTATMAEKLVAEALPWENREYRVGTAEQCMNWTREILVAACGEHFATLETHNPWDKHLLGPDDELLPEHVDSLASDEFGQKITSIAALQPGDLVFLKNTYGDWAEGVLTHVGIAVGEGRYIHRMTSNDGLVKINTIPAEDFDSGIRLKDSLCQIQ
- a CDS encoding N-acetylmuramoyl-L-alanine amidase; this translates as MSNTIRQSLGQAALLATAVSAALFNFGCVATSAGLNHQSDAYKIEVVESQNASERVRFLVMHFTAIDFDTSLRVLTQPSSSPVSSHYLVPESDDPSYPHEDLRVYQLVDETRRAWHAGPSIWEDRSQLNDHSIGIEIVNKSHCHPPAESTPEAETEAVCFFPDFDPKQMELVIALSKDILARYPDITPTRVVGHGDIIPQWKIDPGPKFPWQQLAEAGIGAWYDDATVKRHLDFLNGNTTSDRDSIRLRFAQWLSDYGYGIDPETATDAEITLYTRAFQYHFRSWKVDGEVDNHSRAILLALLEKYFPQKLSGYPDINQAVLAAKDA
- a CDS encoding glutamate cyclase domain-containing protein, encoding MVNYSLNIFRRPDTVHLANQIEGLLVAGNLRGMETVRSSGYRGYLLPAAQSLLQNRQRVAIVSGFPVAGQYETDGPAGAIAMARSLRALGSEVALLGIREYAVQLACALPSAVSEGAALVDSVVAFDRETFSDELPRFIQTFAPTLIIFIEVPGSGADGLYRNMRFDPVDGATLPWEQLLSLAECPSLAIADGGNELGMGRLRAQLQNLPVSCATAITDQLVIADVSNWGAYGLLGLASVCIRRPLLGEFVLTDCLEALVAAGMVDGVTGCNIATEDGLPLVRSQSIYAGIRALSSSLIPQRGGPPVTSQASFAASTA
- a CDS encoding putative hydro-lyase, whose product is MIKQCARVIRSEIRARRFCGPTSGLAAGYVQANIAMVPEKFADAFAEFCTLNNRACALLHRTEPGEYRMPELGDDIDIRTDVPRYLVHRQGREAQEVTDINDVWRDDLVTFALGCSFSFEEALIGAGLEVRNITEGRNVPMYRTQKPCEPAGPFHGNLVVSMRPFSSDSIALASDVSGRYPLVHGAPVHLGDPSELGVNDIAAPEYGEAVTVFPEEVMAFWACGVTAIEALRNAGLEFFITHAPGHMLITDRLNDALESLTDIRVLGWGERQTAV
- a CDS encoding amidase — protein: MEMDLCYLDACEVLKHYKSGKISPVEVLQAHIERYEQVGAEINPFTQRMFERALQQARAAEQAYQRKKARPLEGVITAIKDETYIRGEVTTNGSRLLQNNIADVTDPVPERLLAAGCIFHARTATPEFSVASYTWSDLWGVTRNPWNTDITPGGSSGGSAAALAAGLCTIANGTDMGGSVRIPAAQCGVVGLKASHGRIPEIPPYNVDPYVHHGMLTRSVRDMVLLYNLISGPHPVDLMSQMAKEPVASVPLDLRGLKIAVSLDLGFFSLDDDVRSNTLAYAETLRGLGADVELVTLDWDARCIRTAQIHQGAQMGHMLREKYDRAEYHDQLTSYVKHYFSLSSAASPQRILEANDYAQHMWQALEKVFQTCDFLLCPTVCSTRVPADFDYSRDTLEIDGVEVDPVKGWFMTYPFNTLSRCPVLSVPSGFAANGVPTGVQLVGQPYADTRLLQLGLGIEAELGVFLHAGNRPLDLQVVKA